A genome region from Uranotaenia lowii strain MFRU-FL unplaced genomic scaffold, ASM2978415v1 HiC_scaffold_969, whole genome shotgun sequence includes the following:
- the LOC129761015 gene encoding uncharacterized protein LOC129761015, which translates to MYYQNVGGLNSCIADYLLASSCSCYDVVAFTETWLNDRTISSQIFGPDYVVFRCDRSPRNSKKNTGGGVLIAVKSNFHALLIDDDSWHDLELVWTRIDLGNRKLYVCVLYLPPDRTRDVALAESLSRCISKVSSLCAPEDDILVIGDFNMPGLKWCSNHGSFLYPDPVRSTFSAPSNIILDSLSTATLRQINRVTNENGRMLDLCFASDGSRVPTIESAPAPFVKAVQHHPALMVSLEVTGLHASVEKSAPFYLDFKKADFDAISHILVTIDWESELNLLNPNAAAETFSHILNYVIDRHVPKRTTSGNSRTPWFTKELRRLKTAKRCALRNYHKLKFSQTKDVYRRLNSAYKKASKRCYQNYLFRVQRNLKANPKSFWKHVKSQRNEPGIPTQMFLDGNTANSEGGICALFAQKFSSTFATASTSREHVEKAVRNVSPLGFSMSTIVVEDAVISKAAAKLKNSLSTGPDDSSSKLVLTAPPTLHCGRKPTCFQSIKRGTEEISTTIEEFLLYVQSPNYSN; encoded by the exons ATGTACTACCAGAATGTCGGGGGTTTAAACTCCTGTATAGCAGATTATCTGCTCGCCAGCTCTTGTTCCTGCTACGACGTTGTCGCTttcacggaaacatggctgaacgacCGTACTATCTCGAGTCAGATATTTGGACCAGATTACGTTGTTTTTCGTTGTGACCGCAGTCCCCGTAATAGCAAGAAGAACACTGGGGGTGGAGTTTTAATTGCTGTTAAATCCAATTTCCATGCACTGCTTATTGACGATGACTCCTGGCACGACTTGGAACTTGTGTGGACCCGCATCGATCTTGGCAACCGAAAACTCTACGTATGCGTGCTGTACCTGCCCCCTGATCGCACACGAGATGTCGCCCTGGCGGAGTCTCTTTCTCGCTGCATATCGAAAGTGAGTTCTCTCTGCGCCCCCGAAGACGATATTCTCGTCATTGGTGACTTCAatatgcccggtttgaagtggtgctccaacCATGGTAGCTTTTTGTACCCGGATCCTGTGCGGTCTACATTCTCGGCGCCTTCAAACATCATACTAGACTCCCTGAGTACGGCAACCTTGCGTCAAATTAACAGAGTTACTAACGAAAACGGCCGTATGTTGGATCTCTGCTTTGCTAGCGATGGGTCTCGCGTTCCGACCATTGAATCGGCTCCTGCTCCGTTCGTTAAGGCAGTTCAGCATCATCCAGCTCTAATGGTTTCGCTCGAGGTCACCGGATTGCATGCTTCTGTCGAAAAATCAGCACCCTTCTATCTCGACTTCAAGAAAGCGGATTTCGATGCTATCTCCCATATCCTGGTCACCATCGACTGGGAATCTGAACTCAATCTATTGAATCCCAATGCTGCGGCCGAAACCTTTTCGCATATCTTAAATTACGTTATCGACCGCCACGTGCCAAAGCGAACGACTTCCGGGAATTCGCGGACTCCTTGGTTTACGAAGGAACTGCGTCGACTGAAGACGGCGAAGAGATGTGCTCTTAGAAATTACCATAAGCTCAAATTCTCCCAAACTAAGGATGTATATCGTAGACTGAACTCCGCTTATAAAAAAGCTAGTAAGCGTTGTtaccaaaattatctttttcgagtacaacgtaacctcaaggCCAACCCAAAATCGTTCTGGAAGCATGTTAAAAgtcagcggaatgaacctggtattccaactcaaatgtttctggatggcAACACTGCGAACTCTGAAGGCGGAATATGTGCTCtctttgctcaaaaattctcGAGTACCTTTGCTACTGCTTCAACATCCCGAGAACACGTGGAGAAAGCTGTTAGGAATGTTTCACCACTCGGCTTCAGCATGAGCACGATTGTTGTTGAGGATGCGGTCATATCTAAAGCAGCGGCAAAGCTCAAAAATTCCCTCTCTACTGGCCCGGACG ACTCATCTTCCAAGCTTGTCTTGACAGCGCCACCTACCcttcactgtggaaggaagcctacatgtttccaGTCCATAAAAAGGGGGACCGAAGAGATATCAACAACTATAGAGGAATTTCTGCTTTATGTGCAAtctccaaactattcgaattag